From the Phaeodactylum tricornutum CCAP 1055/1 chromosome 24, whole genome shotgun sequence genome, one window contains:
- a CDS encoding predicted protein — MAKKKVPPAIGKGPASSTTITRVCVTRPSCLVLLTLPPVHRSRLTPMRRTTDPNAEDPSPPFDGVYDLLRSWRLRALEPTRAHSTDWTELGVLLSRDEPSGGSPHVTSPTTTPASSVASSKSPVRHTNTNAASGTVTLAYGLVLTTRVLEQLVQRRSDHDSSSLALVTVALADSLTSVLLRDVKALERLSHGPARAFVRRLWAVLTYALSHALQDLVPPDASPAEHDEHHTTATAVAIVTLEQLVYFQRGTNPFVLEATPASLWYRIARTVVVPNADRFWDDTDYWRRLCRSLLWRWTPTERAVWDVWRDLGRDSIPDRGPQRGADETLHGDDQASDGSTPRPDPDLARSPSRRATTTPHDSLAELVNTCWSRPEDGGRLPIKRWASVVLVWLTPGQEQLLRVGLQLLSPTRTTNPRNIPVFGTPPEYLPDSHSTPRTQIPVSTLRVVLVSRLVRLVHEMGTLAGARLPPNATALKAYVTGLQGETMPKPKKGSQKIKATKPDLRDLGTLLSYRILQAHDACLATGWADPTVTLINDDVAVAHPVVWYYPFVSHTLDKLSHAACASVPNTGHAEQNLWRNRMQHMAAGWIWARHRSRPEGPVDAKLMAFCVGRLSSALTLLDVDPSGCEPDSSSREWNLTQALSEPVLGVPTKTTNRKRKATTGTGTETTRAPRATKNTCTFAHTFDVVERAVFGGEEMLSLVFRAFAEEPSKEKVAESILSSLISLVEKCYDLTEVEALLTDLPTGKKRKIPKASTAKRKRRKKDDSTAEVRVDCLPTSDGSYGKGITQARADLAGDCLEALQMCVKDPSAASTFLLALLRNAVSVDSIERVVYLGSRIEGIMVRPDRANNPPNADTLKREPNDSGEGSSPWTSREKKLWSSHMTLVLMLGSGGRANSSAPKRYIFGANRLQIFKTIAAQTSTILSGPFSEAGWPIWQPRAHRLLIASNITNELSTPSRENTAPDCYIVAGMIDSISYLLRNILKFVNLPARQDEWTIEEEIPLSLSDARLFLSVVARLSPQEQRSSLASLLKEMDKAVHEFRKSEKLLAFISGDRKASGFLARLIVLATHFALSVMSGKRFQGVIVNVLEKSLSLSAPIPATGWYKAETCFMGVFLDWESSELPEVPTSLWGIEASTGRILQGVLEGFFKIGILTAPQDNCHLLFASWNALGKSPLWTERTPGIQIPSVLPRDPALLLLDLREDICWLHGQLMKLEGSPCGSTLMEAIDSRVSGDSNQSAAKIKDLLTMMVSKATYVVDKICDQYIPNSAEMDFPMASSVHPLLEVVSCYLSFAVSSCTKPHNQFLSTIQAEVSGGKRARGYSSGSDNLDFDVESGDSRGGLEALERLRNGCLAFGAAPVHPDWLDDECRFRDEFSESDIVKIAIQAQTTLRKIVVLAQSQLEVSLRTVFSRTGESSDNVRSDLAFKLCSLHRFLENQPKDSSFSFQEESVKFEIGSASNLSNEVIGFLLMHGLRNSRVRTKKWYPSMVQRVPGKVHKYFRHKVKVDVSTPELRVAGEWEVLAGLALTAFSTPLCPLQDQAHGIEKPVFREIALYEKWHEVGVAALSSLAPVVSLLRMGLQHSGRPTHPFAKTKATFEDLDVHTLCPKSWTLSHSMLDEPQKNSILDTLGVLARLPVNSTWEAVSCQLVLDGPKFRTIQQFEVVRLALAAMSALASAANGNAIDRPDIVRKLMDRVVNILIQHVGHDRAGFFFESIGVKEVDYRTIVGKTSTISKRIDETRSMCCLSKELVDGMFLFFLNETEAVSQEARLSILCLMSSIAQHSLSNDCSTKSKALEVVGLFREAFYAVPESRILSLVTSDICNHSIEGSDTLQSAVSCILAFCLIELEKPGAYAPIIESLKDFVDDSMNKDYRFVSRPLLLLLLCSVQWDCLHDVVGTLLESNASQSRQVIKIVATFLESLNNDRSTVGSSRVKSDANDVTGKPVICSFVAKAGFHDQHWYNCYTCGLTWDKGCCSMCALVCHMGHDVAYSRYSSFFCDCGGNNKREAQRKCRCLTPLPSSEAEAAWAFGNARGGGKGTWTPRSPDLRPYKLDSQIDAQTNRFGEIALQFCPSQVKSALGSIINVGRTRNWGRITLDAVYEEYRIRKDDSSVMLLEENEEEQMNWCQEGGDLLSRRTNTQVVFKTDPSLPFRVARQSESGVFELSKKVDLPLDETGKALRDTKPSVRSALEVDSRGNVVVAATRVLSFWNCVQLLNTRYMHGGTSFSRTSLSIEGSRLVDFDIHGMKLSRPNENFLLIWGLSDVTVYSWKAAVNTCETIFDLSQQKKSLATADDEVVVHCDWLPGSMFAIAIVRSRSINLFHILSHSKMSTPVATISVSQKNASISNCCFIPITHSSDEAHSMSWIIMAILDDGRVCKASVTMNDSASVFSVAPEFDFARYLPVPDREDDTTERGGPAGYRKNMIGRQLDFLPLSRLLLLEIPSVCVMAYAVTEDGQISRGFELVPWEIRGKASVRGPFTRWRDFGRDLKCSSTKFCVGCICESSSSGDPVPLVLGVDGTVTSVATIQGAATLGSNGTSVEGIGLFSVPELIDDCAIYDLRGRRSFRESIIWLILSSNGSLCLLKEDGGWPIATQLNSQNERRTAIQTSTASAHLDLPMKLIASPLLAFEELTNLTDLKVVEFAGFGLEAGDILKSKLTKDNDSVLASPCRDGFTLSLSVRSESSKMLDFA, encoded by the exons ATGGCCAAGAAAAAGGTTCCCCCCGCCATCGGCAAGGGTCCAgcctcctccaccaccatTACTCG GGTCTGTGTCACGCGCCCGTCGTGTCTTGTCCTACTCACACTTCCTCCGGTACACAGATCCAGACTCACCCCGATGCGTCGAACCACGGATCCCAACGCGGAGGATCCATCCCCGCCTTTCGATGGGGTCTACGACTTGTTACGCTCCTGGCGCCTGCGGGCTCTGGAACCCACCCGTGCGCATTCCACCGACTGGACGGAACTCGGAGTCCTCCTCAGTCGCGACGAACCCTCCGGGGGCTCGCCCCACGTCACGTCCCCCACCACGACACCGGCTTCCTCCGTTGCTTCCTCCAAAAGTCCGGTCCGGCACACCAACACGAATGCCGCTAGCGGTACCGTCACGCTGGCGTACGGTCTCGTCTTGACGACGCGCGTTTTGGAACAGTTGGTCCAGCGAAGGTCCGACcacgactcgtcgtcgttggcttTGGTTACGGTGGCCCTCGCCGATAGCTTGACCTCCGTCCTCTTGCGTGACGTCAAGGCACTCGAACGCTTGTCTCACGGACCCGCCCGTGCTTTTGTTCGTCGTCTTTGGGCCGTCCTGACCTACGCTCTATCCCACGCCCTCCAAGATTTGGTACCGCCCGACGCGTCGCCGGCCGAACACGACGAACACCACACGACGGCCACGGCCGTGGCCATTGTCACTCTGGAACAACTCGTCTACTTTCAGCGAGGAACGAATCCTTTTGTTCTGGAAGCGACTCCCGCCAGTCTCTGGTACCGCATCGCCCGAACCGTGGTGGTTCCCAACGCGGACCGGTTTTGGGACGATACCGACTACTGGCGCCGCTTGTGTCGATCCCTGCTCTGGCGGTGGACACCCACCGAACGAGCCGTTTGGGATGTTTGGCGAGACCTCGGTCGAGACTCGATTCCCGATCGTGGACCACAACGGGGCGCCGACGAGACGCTCCACGGGGACGACCAGGCCAGTGACGGGTCCACGCCCCGTCCCGACCCAGACCTAGCCCGGTCCCCGTCCCGTCGTGCTACGACGACTCCCCACGATTCACTCGCGGAATTGGTGAACACATGCTGGTCTCGGCCGGAAGATGGTGGACGCTTGCCCATTAAGCGCTGGGCATCGGTCGTGCTGGTTTGGTTGACACCCGGACAAGAACAGCTCCTCCGTGTCGGGCTCCAACTCCTGTCACCGACCCGGACGACGAACCCACGAAACATACCCGTCTTCGGGACACCCCCGGAATATCTCCCCGACTCCCATTCCACGCCTCGTACCCAGATTCCCGTCTCCACTTTGCGTGTCGTGCTGGTATCCCGGCTGGTCCGACTCGTTCACGAAATGGGCACTCTAGCGGGAGCCCGTCTGCCTCCCAACGCGACGGCATTGAAAGCCTACGTGACGGGCTTGCAGGGTGAGACGATGCCCAAACCGAAAAAGGGTAGCCAGAAAATCAAAGCGACGAAACCAGACTTGCGAGATTTGGGTACCCTCCTTTCCTACCGCATCCTTCAGGCCCACGACGCGTGCTTGGCCACGGGATGGGCAGATCCGACCGTCACCCTGATCAACGATGACGTGGCCGTTGCCCATCCCGTGGTGTGGTACTATCCCTTTGTGAGCCACACCTTGGACAAACTGTCACACGCGGCGTGTGCGAGTGTGCCGAACACCGGCCACGCCGAGCAGAATCTGTGGCGAAATCGAATGCAGCACATGGCGGCGGGTTGGATTTGGGCGCGTCACCGTTCCCGACCGGAGGGTCCCGTAGATGCCAAGCTGATGGCCTTTTGTGTCGGAAGACTTTCGAGTGCGTTGACGCTCCTGGATGTTGACCCGTCCGGTTGCGAGCCCGATTCGAGCAGCCGTGAGTGGAATTTGACCCAGGCCCTGTCAGAACCCGTACTGGGGGTTCCCACCAAGACGACTAACCGCAAGCGCAAGGCCACTACCGGTACTGGCACCGAGACAACCCGCGCTCCCCGAGCGACGAAGAATACTTGCACTTTTGCGCACACCTTTGATGTGGTGGAACGTGCCGTCTTTGGGGGAGAGGAAATGCTGTCCTTGGTTTTTCGTGCGTTTGCGGAGGAACctagcaaagaaaaagtggcCGAATCCATTCTTTCTTCCTTGATATCCCTCGTGGAAAAGTGCTACGACCTGACTGAAGTGGAAGCATTGTTGACGGATCTTCCGACGGGGAAGAAACGCAAGATACCAAAAGCAAGCACCGcgaaacgaaagcgacggAAAAAGGATGATTCAACTGCCGAGGTGAGAGTAGACTGCCTTCCGACGTCGGACGGATCCTACGG CAAAGGCATAACTCAGGCTCGAGCGGACTTGGCAGGCGACTGTCTTGAGGCCTTGCAAATGTGTGTCAAGGATCCATCGGCCGCATCAACTTTTCTTTTGGCCCTTTTGAGAAACGCGGTTTCGGTTGATTCTATAGAGCGTGTGGTATACTTGGGCAGTCGTATTGAGGGAATAATGGTGCGACCTGACCGAGCCAATAATCCTCCAAATGCTGACACCTTGAAACGAGAGCCCAATGATAGTGGTGAAGGTTCTTCCCCGTGGACCTCTAGAGAGAAAAAGCTCTG GTCTTCGCACATGACCCTTGTTCTAATGCTTGGTAGTGGGGGAAGGGCAAATTCTTCGGCACCCAAACGCTACATTTTCGGAGCAAACCGATTGCAAATCTTCAAAACCATTGCTGCTCAAACCAGCACAATCCTTTCCGGTCCCTTCTCTGAGGCCGGCTGGCCCATTTGGCAACCTCGTGCGCATCGACTCCTCATTGCTTCCAATATTACCAACGAGCTTTCCACACCAAGCAGGGAGAACACTGCGCCGGACTGCTACATCGTTGCCGGTATGATTGACTCTATTTCATATCTCCTTCGCAACATTTTAAAGTTTGTCAACCTTCCGGCTCGACAGGATGAGTGGACCATCGAAGAGGAAATCCCACTTTCTTTATCTGATGCTCGCCTTTTTTTGTCAGTTGTCGCACGGCTTTCTCCTCAAGAACAAAGATCTTCCCTTGCTTCTTTACTAAAGGAGATGGACAAAGCCGTTCACGAATTTCGTAAATCGGAAAAATTGCTTGCGTTTATTTCCGGAGACCGGAAGGCCTCGGGCTTTCTTGCTCGTCTTATCGTTTTAGCCACCCACTTTGCCCTGTCAGTCATGTCGGGAAAGCGGTTTCAAGGTGTGATTGTCAACGTATTGGAAAAGAGCCTTTCCCTTTCGGCGCCCATACCGGCTACAGGATGGTACAAGGCCGAGACTTGTTTCATGGGGGTGTTTTTGGACTGGGAATCGTCGGAGCTGCCCGAAGTCCCGACATCACTTTGGGGGATCGAGGCAAGCACGGGAAGGATCCTCCAAGGTGTTCTAGAGGGCTTTTTTAAGATTGGAATTTTGACTGCCCCTCAAGACAATTGTCACCTTTTATTTGCTTCCTGGAATGCCCTGGGGAAAAGCCCGTTGTGGACGGAGCGGACCCCgggcatacaaataccatCTGTACTTCCGCGAGACCCTGCATTACTTCTGTTGGACCTTCGAGAAGACATCTGTTGGTTGCATGGACAGCTCATGAAACTCGAAGGTAGTCCTTGCGGCTCCACGTTGATGGAAGCTATCGACAGCAGAGTTTCCGGGGACTCAAACCAGTCAGCAGCCAAAATCAAGGATTTACTTACTATGATGGTTTCGAAGGCTACCTATGTCGTGGACAAGATATGTGACCAATATATTCCAAATAGTGCAGAGATGGACTTTCCTATGGCGTCGTCTGTGCATCCCCTGTTGGAGGTTGTATCGTGCTATCTATCGTTTGCCGTTTCATCATGTACAAAGCCACATAATCAGTTTCTTTCAACGATTCAAGCCGAGGTTTCTGGTGGAAAGAGAGCTCGCGGATACTCTTCCGGCAGCGACAATCTGGATTTCGACGTAGAGTCTGGTGACTCGCGTGGCGGGCTCGAGGCGTTAGAGAGATTGCGAAACGGTTGTTTAGCATTTGGAGCTGCTCCAGTCCATCCAGATTGGCTTGACGACGAATGTCGGTTTCGCGATGAATTTTCGGAGAGTGACATCGTGAAGATTGCCATCCAGGCTCAAACTACGCTCCGGAAAATCGTAGTATTGGCTCAATCCCAGCTTGAAGTTTCCTTGAGAACAGTCTTTTCTCGGACTGGCGAGTCCTCGGACAACGTTCGGTCCGATCTGGCTTTCAAATTATGCTCCCTTCATCGCTTTCTGGAAAACCAACCAAAGGACTCTAGTTTCAGTTTTCAAGAGGAGAGTGTGAAATTTGAGATTGGCTCGGCCAGCAACTTGAGCAACGAAGTGATTGGATTTCTACTGATGCATGGCCTTCGGAACTCAAGAGTTAGGACCAAGAAATGGTATCCCTCCATGGTACAGCGAGTACCTGGAAAAGTACACAAGTACTTTCGGCACAAAGTAAAAGTCGACGTGTCGACACCTGAGCTGCGAGTCGCTGGTGAATGGGAAGTCTTGGCAGGTCTCGCACTGACGGCATTTTCGACACCTCTGTGTCCACTTCAAGACCAAGCCCACGGAATCGAAAAACCTGTTTTCCGGGAAATTGCTTTGTATGAGAAATGGCATGAAGTGGGTGTGGCAGCGCTTAGCAGTCTGGCTCCTGTTGTCTCACTTTTGCGAATGGGACTGCAACATTCCGGGCGGCCCACCCATCcctttgccaaaacaaaGGCTACCTTCGAAGATTTGGATGTTCACACTCTTTGTCCCAAGTCGTGGACTTTGTCACATTCGATGTTGGACGAACCGCAGAAAAATTCTATTCTCGATACCTTGGGCGTTCTTGCTCGTCTCCCTGTGAATTCAACGTGGGAAGCCGTATCATGTCAGCTGGTACTGGATGGGCCAAAGTTTCGCACTATTCAGCAGTTCGAGGTTGTCCGTCTTGCTCTAGCGGCAATGTCCGCACTCGCCTCAGCTGCCAATGGCAATGCAATAGATCGACCTGACATCGTTAGAAAGTTGATGGATAGGGTTGTCAATATCTTAATTCAACACGTCGGTCATGACCGAGCgggcttctttttcgaatcGATAGGTGTCAAGGAGGTTGACTATCGCACGATAGTTGGTAAAACCTCGACTATTTCAAAACGTATCGACGAGACCAGATCAATGTGTTGCCTATCTAAAGAGCTCGTTGACGGAatgtttcttttctttctcaatGAGACCGAGGCCGTCAGCCAGGAAGCACGGCTTTCGATTCTCTGCTTGATGAGCTCAATTGCTCAACATAGCCTTTCAAATGACTGCTCGACAAAAAGCAAAGCCCTAGAGGTCGTCGGTCTCTTTCGAGAGGCATTTTATGCCGTACCAGAGTCCCGTATCTTGAGTCTCGTCACCTCGGATATCTGCAACCATTCAATCGAAGGTTCAGATACGTTACAAAGCGCAGTGTCTTGTATACTCGCGTTTTGTCTTATTGAACTTGAAAAACCTGGCGCCTATGCCCCAATTATCGAGTCTTTAAAGGATTTCGTTGATGACAGCATGAACAAAGACTACCGCTTTGTATCGAGACCTTTGCTCCTACTCCTCTTGTGCAGCGTCCAATGGGATTGCCTCCATGATGTCGTGGGAACCTTGCTGGAAAGTAACGCAAGTCAGTCTAGGCAAGTCATCAAGATAGTAGCCACTTTCCTTGAGTCGCTGAACAATGACCGTTCTACTGTTGGAAGCAGCCGGGTAAAGTCCGACGCCAATGATGTCACCGGAAAGCCTGTTATTTGCTCGTTTGTCGCGAAAGCTGGGTTTCATGATCAGCATTGGTATAACTGCTATACTTGTGGACTGACTTGGGACAAAGGGTGCTGTTCGATGTGTGCGCTTGTATGCCATATGGGCCATGACGTGGCGTACTCTAGATACAGCTCCTTTTTCTGCGATTGCGGGGGGAACAACAAAAGAGAAGCGCAGCGCAAGTGCCGGTGCCTCACCCCACTACCGTCTTCAGAAGCAGAAGCGGCCTGGGCGTTCGGCAACGCCAGAGGAGGGGGAAAAGGGACATGGACCCCTCGCTCCCCAGATTTACGGCCTTACAAATTGGATTCACAAATAGACGCGCAAACCAATAGATTTGGGGAGATCGCGTTACAGTTTTGTCCTTCACAAGTTAAGTCAGCGCTCGGCAGTATCATCAATGTGGGTCGAACGCGCAACTGGGGACGGATTACGTTGGACGCTGTATACGAGGAATATCGCATCCGGAAGGATGATAGCAGTGTTATGCTACTAGAAGAAAACGAGGAGGAACAAATGAATTGGTGCCAAGAGGGGGGAGATCTTCTTAGCAGAAGAACCAATACCCAAGTTGTGTTCAAAACCGAcccttctcttccttttcgtgtGGCTAGGCAATCTGAGTCAGGCGTATTCGAACTATCCAAAAAGGTTGATTTACCTTTGGATGAAACGGGCAAAGCGCTGCGAGATACCAAACCGAGTGTCCGTTCAGCGTTGGAAGTGGATTCTCGCGGCAACGTAGTCGTCGCTGCGACGCGGGtgctttctttttggaactGCGTACAGCTCCTGAATACCCGATATATGCATGGCGGAACTTCTTTTTCGCGCACTTCGTTGAGTATCGAAGGAAGTCGACTAGTTGACTTTGATATTCATGGGATGAAGTTGTCGAGACCAAATGAAAACTTCTTGTTGATTTGGGGGCTGTCAGATGTGACAGTATATTCCTGGAAGGCCGCTGTTAACACCTGTGAGACTATCTTCGATTTGAGTCAACAAAAAAAGTCGCTAGCCAccgccgacgacgaggtcGTTGTTCACTGCGATTGGCTCCCCGGATCGATGTTTGCTATAGCGATTGTGCGGAGCCGTTCCATCAACCTGTTCCATATTTTAAGTCACTCCAAAATGTCTACCCCGGTTGCGACAATTTCGGTCTCACAAAAGAACGCTAGTATCTCAAATTGCTGTTTTATTCCGATCACTCACAGTTCTGACGAGGCACATTCGATGTCGTGGATTATTATGGCAATACTCGATGACGGCCGAGTTTGCAAAGCAAGCGTGACAATGAATGATTCTGCTTCTGTTTTTTCTGTGGCCCCAGAGTTTGACTTTGCCAGGTATTTGCCTGTGCCAGACAGAGAAGACGATACAACAGAGAGGGGTGGCCCCGCAGGATATAGGAAGAATATGATCGGCAGGCAACTCGACTTCCTTCCCCTAAGTAGGCTACTTCTTTTAGAAATTCCCTCAGTTTGTGTCATGGCTTATGCAGTGACAGAAGATGGACAGATATCCCGCGGATTTGAGCTGGTTCCCTGGGAAATACGTGGCAAAGCGAGCGTTAGAGGGCCCTTTACTCGCTGGAGAGATTTTGGGAGAGACTTAAAGTGTTCCTCAACCAAGTTCTGCGTTGGCTGTATCTGCGAATCTTCCTCATCTGGGGACCCGGTACCACTTGTGCTTGGAGTCGATGGCACAGTGACATCTGTCGCGACGATCCAAGGGGCCGCAACTCTAGGCTCGAATGGAACTTCTGTAGAAGGTATTGGTTTGTTTTCTGTGCCGGAACTGATCGATGACTGCGCGATCTACGATTTGAGGGGTCGAAGATCTTTTCGAGAATCTATAATTTGGCTCATTTTGTCTTCGAACGGTTCTCTATGCTTGTTGAAAGAGGATGGGGGGTGGCCCATAGCTACCCAATTGAATTCTCAAAATGAACGTCGAACTGCTATCCAGACTTCAACGGCCTCGGCCCATCTGGACCTTCCTATGAAATTGATTGCATCTCCTTTGCTGGCTTTTGAGGAACTCACGAATCTTACAGACCTAAAGGTTGTGGAGTTCGCAGGATTTGGTCTCGAAGC GGGCGACATCCTCAAATCGAAGCTGACGAAAGACAACGACTCAGTGCTAGCAAGTCCATGCCGAGATGGATTCACCCTCTCGCTTTCGGTGAGAAGTGAATCTAGTAAAATGTTGGATTTTGCT